The Propionibacterium freudenreichii subsp. freudenreichii genome contains a region encoding:
- the sufC gene encoding Fe-S cluster assembly ATPase SufC: protein MATLVIKDLHVDVDTENGPKEILKGVDLTVNDGEVHAIMGPNGSGKSTLAYAVAGHPKYHITQGTVTLDGTELQDLPVDERAKAGLFLGMQYPVEVPGVSMANFLRTAKTALDGHAPKVRTWPKQVNTALAEMDLDSEFSSRSVNEGFSGGEKKRGEIAQLELLDPSFAILDEIDSGLDIDALKVVAGGIDAFSKKPGKAVLLITHYTRILRYVHPDRVHVFVDGRVSVTGGSELADNLEERGYEQYVK from the coding sequence ATGGCCACACTCGTCATCAAAGATCTGCACGTCGACGTCGACACGGAGAACGGCCCCAAGGAGATCCTGAAGGGGGTTGACCTCACCGTGAACGACGGCGAGGTGCACGCCATCATGGGCCCCAACGGCTCGGGCAAGTCGACCCTGGCCTACGCCGTCGCCGGCCATCCGAAGTACCACATCACGCAGGGCACCGTGACCCTCGACGGCACCGAGCTGCAGGACCTGCCGGTGGACGAGCGTGCCAAGGCGGGCCTGTTCCTCGGCATGCAGTACCCGGTGGAGGTGCCCGGCGTCTCCATGGCCAACTTCCTGCGCACTGCCAAGACCGCCCTGGACGGGCACGCACCCAAGGTGCGCACCTGGCCCAAGCAGGTCAACACTGCGCTGGCCGAGATGGACCTGGACTCCGAGTTCAGCTCACGCTCGGTGAACGAGGGGTTCTCCGGCGGCGAGAAGAAGCGCGGCGAGATCGCCCAGCTCGAGCTGCTCGATCCCAGCTTCGCCATCCTCGACGAGATCGACTCCGGTCTGGACATCGACGCCCTCAAGGTGGTTGCCGGTGGCATCGATGCCTTCTCCAAGAAGCCCGGCAAGGCCGTGCTGTTGATCACGCACTACACGCGCATCCTGCGTTATGTGCACCCTGACCGCGTCCATGTCTTCGTGGACGGTCGCGTCTCGGTCACCGGCGGCTCCGAGCTCGCCGACAACCTTGAGGAGCGGGGTTACGAGCAGTATGTCAAGTGA
- a CDS encoding Rieske (2Fe-2S) protein, with product MSFTAVATLSDLDDGPLGIEVDHPTEGALPVVLVKSPDGDVHAMFDECSHAHVKLSEGDFDEATCSLECYLHGSHFDVRTGAALNPPAIQPVPVYPVRVEDDQILVDVENPLKEN from the coding sequence GTGAGCTTCACAGCTGTCGCGACCCTGTCCGACCTGGACGACGGTCCCCTGGGCATCGAGGTGGACCACCCGACCGAAGGCGCACTGCCCGTGGTGCTCGTGAAGTCGCCCGACGGCGACGTGCACGCGATGTTCGACGAATGCAGCCACGCCCACGTCAAGCTGTCCGAGGGTGACTTCGATGAGGCCACCTGCAGTCTGGAGTGCTATCTGCACGGCTCCCATTTCGATGTGCGCACCGGAGCAGCGCTCAATCCGCCGGCGATCCAGCCGGTACCCGTCTATCCCGTTCGTGTCGAGGACGACCAGATCCTCGTCGACGTCGAGAATCCCCTGAAGGAGAACTGA
- the sufD gene encoding Fe-S cluster assembly protein SufD, translating into MTHENENGAIAVAEPVNSGADAVASAVESLASHLHPKVSWDLGDHPMPTGREEVWRFTPVRKLKALLEARGEKGDVDLVERTPAGVTSVVIDPVRARELSVEPPADRSSAIAVAQSDEARLIRVPADVELDEPLELDVRGTGVGRLAYQQLIIEVGTNARAQIVFRFEGSAALAEKIDIRIGDGARVDVIMVQDWAPDTLHAAQVSLLVGRDAHVRTVQASLGGAVTRVLERASYAAPGGELEQYGLYFVDGGRHVEHRMFIDHNQPRTRSNVDYRGAIQGEGSHSVWVGDVLIRKIAHEIETYEANKNLLLSRGARADSIPNLEIETGNIVGAGHSSTTGRFDDEQLFYLESRGIPNDEARRLVVHGFFVDIVRHIGVPEVEERLMKAVERELDSIAPDWGTDQ; encoded by the coding sequence ATGACCCACGAGAACGAGAATGGAGCAATTGCTGTGGCCGAACCGGTGAATTCCGGCGCTGACGCGGTGGCCAGCGCGGTGGAGAGCCTCGCGTCCCACCTGCACCCGAAGGTCTCCTGGGACCTTGGGGACCATCCGATGCCGACCGGTCGGGAGGAGGTGTGGCGGTTCACCCCCGTGCGCAAGCTGAAGGCCCTGCTGGAGGCTCGCGGTGAGAAGGGCGACGTCGACCTTGTCGAGCGCACTCCTGCCGGGGTGACCAGCGTCGTCATCGACCCGGTGCGCGCCCGTGAACTCAGCGTGGAACCACCGGCCGACCGCAGCTCGGCCATTGCCGTGGCGCAGTCCGACGAGGCGCGCCTCATCCGCGTGCCCGCCGACGTCGAGCTGGACGAGCCCCTGGAACTGGACGTGCGCGGCACCGGGGTGGGACGACTTGCCTACCAGCAGCTGATCATCGAGGTCGGCACGAATGCCCGGGCGCAGATCGTCTTCCGCTTCGAGGGCAGCGCAGCACTGGCCGAGAAGATCGACATCCGCATCGGTGACGGTGCCCGGGTCGACGTGATCATGGTGCAGGACTGGGCTCCCGATACCCTCCACGCCGCCCAGGTCTCCCTGCTCGTCGGCCGCGACGCCCATGTGCGCACGGTGCAGGCATCGTTGGGTGGCGCGGTCACCCGCGTGCTCGAACGGGCCAGCTATGCCGCCCCCGGCGGCGAACTGGAGCAGTACGGGCTGTACTTCGTGGACGGCGGACGCCATGTTGAGCACCGCATGTTCATCGACCACAACCAGCCCCGCACCCGCTCGAACGTCGATTACCGCGGCGCGATCCAGGGTGAGGGCTCCCACTCGGTGTGGGTGGGCGATGTGCTGATCCGCAAGATCGCCCACGAGATCGAGACCTACGAGGCGAACAAGAACCTGCTCCTGAGCCGTGGCGCCCGCGCCGACTCGATCCCGAACCTCGAGATCGAGACCGGCAACATCGTCGGGGCCGGACACTCGTCGACCACCGGTCGCTTCGACGACGAGCAGCTGTTCTACCTCGAGAGCCGCGGAATCCCCAACGACGAGGCACGTCGCCTGGTCGTCCACGGGTTCTTCGTCGACATCGTGCGCCACATCGGCGTGCCCGAGGTCGAGGAACGGCTCATGAAGGCCGTCGAGCGCGAGCTCGATTCGATCGCACCGGATTGGGGGACCGACCAGTGA
- the sufB gene encoding Fe-S cluster assembly protein SufB, with translation MTQLDTGPVGTGPGASQSTADQLAEDLNTYKYGWHDSDAYSAAAKRGLSEDVVRGISALKHEPEWMLAKRLKGLKDFERKPMPTWGADLSHLNFDQIKYFVRSVDKQATSWEDLPDDIRKTYDRLGIPEAEKERLVAGVAAQYESEVVYQKINDELTRQGVIFTDTDTALREHPELFEEYFGTVVPSADNKFAALNTAVWSGGSFIYVPKGVNVNIPLQAYFRMNTENLGQFERTLIIVDEDAYVHYVEGCTAPIYKTDSLHAAIVEIIVKKNARCRYTTIQNWSGNVYNLVTQRATVAEGGQMEWVDGNIGSKINMKYPACYLLGEHAKGEALSMAFAGEGQHQDTGAKMVHAAPYTSSTIVSKSISRNGGRTGYRGLIAVEPNAHHSASSVKCDALLVDDVSRSDTYPYVDVQTDDVSMEHEATISKISEDQLFYLMQRGLNEDEARAMIVRGFVEPIARELPMEYALELNRLVELQMEGSVG, from the coding sequence ATGACGCAGCTCGATACAGGGCCAGTCGGCACCGGCCCGGGAGCCAGCCAGTCCACCGCGGACCAGCTGGCTGAGGACCTCAACACCTACAAGTACGGATGGCACGATTCGGATGCCTACAGTGCCGCCGCCAAGCGCGGCCTGTCGGAGGACGTCGTCCGCGGCATCTCGGCGCTGAAGCACGAGCCCGAATGGATGCTCGCCAAGCGACTCAAGGGCCTGAAGGACTTCGAGCGCAAGCCGATGCCCACGTGGGGGGCCGACCTGTCGCACCTCAACTTCGACCAGATCAAGTACTTCGTGCGGTCCGTCGACAAGCAGGCCACCAGCTGGGAGGACCTGCCCGACGACATCCGCAAGACCTACGACCGCCTGGGCATCCCCGAGGCCGAGAAGGAACGCCTCGTCGCCGGCGTCGCGGCGCAGTACGAATCCGAAGTGGTGTACCAGAAGATCAATGATGAGCTCACCCGCCAGGGCGTGATCTTCACCGACACCGACACCGCCCTGCGCGAGCATCCCGAACTGTTCGAGGAGTACTTCGGCACCGTCGTGCCCAGTGCCGACAACAAGTTCGCCGCGCTGAACACCGCGGTGTGGAGCGGTGGCTCGTTCATCTACGTTCCCAAGGGCGTCAACGTCAACATCCCGTTGCAGGCCTACTTCCGCATGAACACCGAGAACCTCGGACAGTTCGAGCGCACGCTGATCATCGTCGACGAGGATGCCTATGTGCACTACGTCGAGGGGTGCACGGCGCCGATCTACAAGACCGATTCGCTGCACGCGGCGATCGTCGAGATCATCGTCAAGAAGAACGCCCGCTGCCGCTACACGACCATCCAAAACTGGTCGGGCAATGTCTACAACCTGGTGACCCAGCGCGCCACCGTGGCCGAGGGCGGCCAGATGGAGTGGGTCGACGGCAACATCGGCTCGAAGATCAACATGAAGTACCCCGCCTGCTACCTGCTCGGTGAGCACGCCAAGGGCGAGGCCCTGTCGATGGCATTCGCCGGTGAGGGCCAGCACCAGGACACGGGTGCCAAGATGGTCCATGCCGCGCCGTACACGTCGAGCACGATCGTCTCGAAGTCGATCAGTCGCAACGGCGGCCGCACGGGTTACCGCGGCCTGATCGCGGTGGAGCCCAATGCCCACCACTCGGCCTCGAGCGTCAAGTGCGATGCCCTGCTGGTCGACGACGTCTCGCGCTCCGACACCTATCCCTATGTGGACGTGCAGACCGATGACGTCTCGATGGAGCATGAGGCGACGATCTCCAAGATCAGTGAGGACCAGCTGTTCTACCTGATGCAGCGCGGCCTCAATGAGGACGAGGCCCGCGCGATGATCGTGCGCGGCTTCGTGGAGCCGATCGCCCGCGAACTGCCGATGGAATACGCCCTGGAGCTCAACCGCCTCGTTGAGCTGCAGATGGAAGGCTCGGTCGGCTGA
- a CDS encoding helix-turn-helix transcriptional regulator — MTELGAERPNGDLSTRHQVLHLLLSEGAMTAPDLACRLSITPTAVRRHLTGLIKGGQVVENQPDQQPSRGRGRPAKTFQLTDLGRSAFNQAYDDLAMQALRVLVETMGADAVTKLGEKRYVDVEQRYRGYRAAHPLADPVEALASALNDDGYVTKVDEAPAGAQLCQHHCPVAHVAAEFPQLCEAETQMFSRLLGTRVQRLATIAHGDGVCTTNIPLDIVVIDHEMVIEHTPRERKRAVENHRATDNNREATSA, encoded by the coding sequence ATGACGGAGCTCGGAGCGGAGCGCCCCAACGGCGACCTGTCCACCCGTCATCAGGTGCTGCACCTGCTGCTGAGCGAGGGGGCCATGACGGCGCCCGACCTGGCCTGTCGGCTCTCTATCACGCCCACCGCAGTGCGCCGCCACCTGACGGGGCTGATCAAGGGCGGCCAGGTGGTCGAGAACCAGCCCGACCAGCAGCCGAGTCGGGGGCGCGGGCGCCCGGCCAAGACCTTCCAGCTGACCGACCTGGGGCGCTCGGCGTTCAACCAGGCCTATGACGACCTGGCGATGCAGGCGCTGCGCGTGCTCGTGGAGACGATGGGTGCCGACGCGGTCACCAAGCTGGGTGAGAAGCGCTACGTCGACGTCGAACAGCGCTACCGCGGCTATCGCGCCGCGCATCCGCTGGCCGATCCCGTCGAGGCGCTGGCCAGCGCACTCAACGACGACGGCTACGTCACGAAGGTCGATGAGGCCCCTGCCGGCGCGCAGCTGTGCCAGCACCACTGCCCGGTGGCCCACGTGGCCGCCGAGTTCCCCCAATTGTGCGAGGCCGAGACGCAGATGTTCTCGCGGCTCCTCGGTACCCGCGTCCAGCGGCTGGCAACCATCGCGCACGGCGATGGCGTGTGCACCACCAACATTCCGCTGGACATCGTTGTAATCGACCACGAGATGGTGATCGAACACACGCCACGAGAACGCAAGCGAGCGGTAGAAAACCACCGAGCGACAGATAACAACCGAGAGGCAACAAGCGCATGA
- a CDS encoding GntR family transcriptional regulator: MGFDTTSPLWIQLVDRLQTRVVAGQWAPGQKIPSVRELAVEFGVNPNTVQRALSELDRLGLTATERTSGRFVTADRQQVAQQRLRLATGAVDGAIDVLAGLGLDRDTAIELFGSRWDDIQKEEK, translated from the coding sequence ATGGGCTTCGACACCACGAGTCCACTGTGGATCCAGCTGGTGGACCGCCTGCAAACCCGCGTGGTTGCCGGCCAATGGGCTCCGGGGCAGAAGATCCCGAGCGTGCGCGAGCTCGCCGTGGAGTTCGGGGTGAACCCGAACACCGTGCAGCGGGCCCTGTCCGAGCTTGATCGGCTGGGACTCACCGCCACCGAACGAACGTCCGGGCGCTTCGTGACCGCCGACCGCCAGCAGGTCGCCCAACAGCGGCTCCGGCTGGCCACCGGAGCGGTCGACGGGGCCATCGACGTGCTTGCCGGACTCGGACTCGACCGCGACACGGCCATCGAGCTGTTCGGTTCCCGTTGGGATGACATCCAGAAGGAGGAGAAATGA
- a CDS encoding ABC transporter ATP-binding protein — translation MTTALSVHALTKVYGRVRALDGLDLDLEPGHIVGLMGDNGAGKTTLLKVLAGVTADWQGEVSLHGQPPGAATKQFVSFLPDQSFLPDWQRPADAIARYADFFADFDADRAHDLIDFYRLPTDRRLKEMSKGMREKVQIALAMARRAKVYLLDEPVGGVDPAARSILMEGILKHFEPDQLLVISTHLIHDLEPVIDTVVFLHQGRLRLQGDADELRAANKTDLEGLFRKVYLP, via the coding sequence ATGACCACAGCACTCAGCGTTCATGCACTGACCAAGGTCTACGGCCGGGTGAGGGCACTCGACGGGCTGGACCTCGACCTGGAGCCGGGCCACATCGTGGGGCTGATGGGCGACAACGGCGCGGGCAAGACCACCCTGCTCAAGGTCCTGGCCGGAGTCACCGCCGATTGGCAGGGAGAGGTGAGCCTGCATGGCCAGCCCCCGGGTGCCGCCACCAAGCAGTTCGTCTCCTTCCTGCCCGACCAGTCGTTCCTGCCCGACTGGCAACGGCCCGCCGACGCGATCGCCCGGTACGCCGATTTCTTCGCCGATTTCGACGCGGATCGGGCCCACGATCTCATCGACTTCTACCGCCTGCCGACCGACCGGCGACTCAAGGAGATGTCGAAGGGCATGCGCGAGAAGGTGCAGATCGCCCTGGCCATGGCCCGACGCGCGAAGGTCTACCTGCTCGACGAACCGGTGGGCGGCGTCGATCCCGCGGCGCGTTCCATCCTCATGGAGGGCATCCTCAAGCACTTCGAACCGGACCAGTTGCTGGTCATCTCCACCCATCTCATCCACGACCTCGAACCCGTGATCGACACCGTCGTCTTCCTGCACCAGGGCCGCCTGCGCCTGCAGGGCGACGCCGACGAGCTGCGCGCGGCCAACAAGACCGACCTCGAGGGCCTCTTCCGAAAGGTGTACCTGCCATGA
- the pdxT gene encoding pyridoxal 5'-phosphate synthase glutaminase subunit PdxT: MADSPVVTGAPLIGVVSLQGGVSEHVAALQQCGARTRLVRRSEELGGLDGIVVPGGESSVLDKLSRAFGLAAPLKAAVAGGLPTLATCAGLLLLSDELTDAAPGQQTLQVLRVRARRNAFGRQLASFETSLSVKGVGEDVEAVFIRAPVIEQVGAGVEVIAQVDDRVVGVRQGAITALAFHPELTPDRRIHADFVSSVAAHLSLAA; the protein is encoded by the coding sequence ATGGCTGATTCCCCAGTAGTGACCGGGGCCCCACTGATCGGGGTCGTCTCCCTCCAGGGCGGGGTCTCTGAACATGTCGCCGCCCTCCAGCAGTGCGGGGCGCGCACTCGCCTCGTGCGCCGCTCCGAGGAGCTCGGGGGACTGGACGGCATCGTCGTGCCCGGTGGGGAGTCGAGCGTGCTCGACAAGCTGTCGCGGGCCTTCGGCCTGGCCGCACCCCTGAAGGCGGCCGTGGCTGGTGGGCTTCCCACGCTGGCCACGTGTGCCGGACTGCTGCTCCTCAGCGACGAGCTGACCGATGCGGCGCCCGGGCAACAGACCCTCCAGGTGCTGCGCGTGCGTGCCCGACGCAATGCCTTCGGACGCCAGCTGGCGTCCTTCGAGACTTCATTGTCGGTGAAGGGGGTCGGGGAGGACGTCGAGGCCGTGTTCATCCGTGCACCGGTCATTGAACAGGTCGGCGCCGGCGTCGAGGTGATCGCGCAGGTCGACGACCGGGTCGTCGGCGTGCGACAGGGAGCCATCACGGCGCTTGCCTTCCATCCGGAACTCACCCCGGATCGGCGCATCCACGCGGACTTCGTGTCCTCGGTCGCGGCACATCTGTCGCTGGCTGCCTGA